The Burkholderia sp. PAMC 26561 genome includes the window GTGCCGATTCGCACACCGTCGCTAATCGGCGAGCGTCCGCAGAGGCGCTGGGGCCGCCACAGTCTCGACCAAGCCGGTTTTCACGTCATAGACCAGACCCGACAGCATCAGGCCGTCTGGAAGCTCGAGACGCGTCTTCAGTGTCGCGATATCGAGGAGGATGGCCTTGTGGGGCTCCGTGATCGCCATATCGTCCAGAGCGGCTGACTCGACGTCGAGATACTTGGCGAGCACCGCAGGTGCATGCCGGTAGCAGCCGATGATGCCGCAATCAGTATGCTGAAGCAGAACGAGATTGCGTGGCCCTCCGGGACGTCCGGCCGCGGCCCCTACGACGCTCAGCACTGCCAACGTTTCGAGCAACGCATTGTTGACCCGGCCGCCGACATTACGAATCACCGCCGCTTCGCCCAGCTTCAGGCCCAGCACGTTCGCGGGATCGACACGCGGGTCGACGCAGCCCACGACGATCGTTCCTGTCGACGGCATCATCTTGAGGTCAGGCTTAAAGCCCGTTGTGGAAAAGCTGGCGTTACGTTCGAGCATGTCGTCATGGAAGTTCATTTGTCTCCACTCCTGCATGTTGGGGAAAAGTTGTCCGGCTGGAATTTCGATCGCGATGCGGCTATCGACTTGTCGCGTCAGCCGGATAATCGCCGCTTGCGTACTTTGGTCGCGCCGGGACGAAACGCTCGAAACGCGAGGATATGTAAAGCCAGCGCCAGGGGCACGAAGAACCCCGGAATGAACGTGTACGGGAACATCAGGATTGCCGTGTCGGGCGGATCTGCATCGATCAGTCGAAGCGGTCCTGGCGCCGTCAACACGGCACGCGCGACGATGTTCGCCAGCGAAATTATTCCGATGACATTCCACGCCCATGCGATCCGGCGACCAGCCGTACCGCGCGATGCGAGCCATGCAGCTACGGGCGCGGTAACAGCCACTACTATCTCGATGTTGCCGCCCTCGATGGTCATCAGTTTCGGCGCCAGGCCAAGACTCCAGAGATGATGCAGGAACATTTCCACGCCGACGCGAAATACCTGAAATCCGATCAGGACACCGAGCGGAATCTGCTCGGCGAGCGTGGCGCCGCCTCGGGTCAGCACGACTGCCAGCACCGCGACCAGCACCGGCAGCGTGAGTAACGCTATGCCGGGAGGGAATGTGTTCGCATGCCGCCCCACGATACCTTTCACGCCCATCCAGCCACCAAATACCAACCAGATCGCGATAAAACCCAGCGTCGTGGTCGCTTTGCGAGAGCCGAGCCTCACGCATACAGCGATCGCCGCCGCAGCGGCGACCAGCACAAGATAGGCGATAAAAACGGCCGACAGTGACACGGTAGGCATGTGTTTAATTTAGACGGAATGCAGTCCGGTCAATCGCGAGCCCGAGCACGTCCGGACGACTGCAATGCCCGCGCAAATCCATCATGCGCTTCCTCTTGTAGATCTGCCAGAAATCGCGAACTGAACGGCCTGCTTGCCCAGCTCCAGGATTTTTCGAACGACCTTAGGACGGGCGCTATCTGTACGGCGGCCGCTTCAAGAATCTTCGACATGATGGCGTTCCTTTCGGCCGGTACAAGGTGAACAGGGAAAGCGCTTGTACCTTAACGCGTCCGGCCGTTACGATGCATGTCGTAATTGCCACCATTTAAGACGTTTGCAGCGGCGAGCGAAGCACGTGCCCGCCTTGGCGCCATCTGCGGAACTTTTAGACTGCTGGAGGAAAGATGCATCGGATAGGATTCATCGTGCCTCAGAGGTTTCAGCTGATGAGCCTCGCGGCGCTTACGGCGTTCGAAATAGCGAACCTGCCCCCGACAGGCGAGTGCTACGACATTCATCTGCTGTCGGAACATGGCGGACCGGTGCGCTCGTCGGCCGGCATGACGCTGGA containing:
- a CDS encoding carbonic anhydrase, with the protein product MNFHDDMLERNASFSTTGFKPDLKMMPSTGTIVVGCVDPRVDPANVLGLKLGEAAVIRNVGGRVNNALLETLAVLSVVGAAAGRPGGPRNLVLLQHTDCGIIGCYRHAPAVLAKYLDVESAALDDMAITEPHKAILLDIATLKTRLELPDGLMLSGLVYDVKTGLVETVAAPAPLRTLAD